In Malus sylvestris chromosome 16, drMalSylv7.2, whole genome shotgun sequence, the following are encoded in one genomic region:
- the LOC126608069 gene encoding ATP synthase subunit alpha, chloroplastic — translation MVTIRADEISNIIRERIEQYNREVKILNTGTVLQVGDGIARIYGLDEVMAGELVEFEEGTIGIALNLESNNVGVVLMGDGLMIQEGSSVKATGRIAQIPVSEAFLGRVINALAKPIDGRGEISSSESRLIESPAPGIISRRSVYEPLQTGLIAIDSMIPIGRGQRELIIGDRQTGKTAVATDTILNQQGQNVICVYVAIGQKASSVAQVVTALQERGAMEYTIVVAETADSPATLQYLAPYTGAALAEYFMYREQHTSIIYDDLSKQAQAYRQMSLLLRRPPGREAYPGDVFYLHSRLLERAAKSSSRFGEGSMTALPIVETQSGDVSAYIPTNVISITDGQIFLSADLFNSGIRPAINVGISVSRVGSAAQIKAMKQVAGKSKLELAQFAELEAFAQFASDLDKATQNQLARGQRLRELLKQSQSSPLSVEEQILTIYTGTNGYLDSLEIGQVRKFLVELRTYLKTNKPQFQEIISSTKTFTDEAEALLKEAIQEQMERFLLQEQV, via the coding sequence ATGGTAACCATTCGAGCAGATGAAATTAGTAATATTATCCGCGAACGTATTGAGCAATATAatagagaagtaaagattttaAATACCGGTACTGTACTTCAAGTAGGCGATGGCATTGCTCGTATTTATGGTCTTGATGAAGTAATGGCAGGTGAATTAGTAGAATTTGAAGAGGGTACCATAGGCATTGCTCTGAATTTGGAATCAAATAATGTTGGTGTTGTATTAATGGGTGACGGTTTGATGATACAAGAGGGGAGTTCTGTAAAAGCAACAGGAAGAATTGCTCAGATACCAGTAAGTGAGGCCTTTTTAGGTCGTGTTATAAATGCACTGGCTAAACCTATTGATGGTCGGGGTGAAATTTCATCTTCTGAATCTCGATTAATTGAGTCTCCCGCTCCTGGTATTATTTCGAGACGTTCCGTATACGAGCCTCTTCAAACAGGACTTATTGCTATTGATTCGATGATTCCTATAGGGCGTGGTCAGCGAGAATTAATTATTGGGGACAGACAGACCGGTAAAACAGCAGTAGCCACAGATACTATTCTCAATCAACAAGGGCAAAATGTAATATGCGTTTATGTAGCTATTGGTCAAAAAGCATCTTCTGTAGCTCAGGTGGTGACTGCTTTACAGGAAAGGGGAGCAATGGAATACACTATTGTGGTAGCTGAAACTGCGGACTCCCCCGCTACATTACAATACCTTGCTCCTTATACAGGAGCAGCTCTGGCTGAATATTTTATGTACCGTGAACAACACACTTCAATCATTTATGACGATCTCTCCAAACAAGCGCAGGCGTATCGACAAATGTCTCTTCTATTACGAAGACCACCGGGCCGCGAAGCTTATCCGGGAGATGTTTTTTATTTACATTCACGCCTTTTGGAAAGAGCCGCTAAATCAAGTTCTCGTTTCGGTGAAGGAAGTATGACTGCTTTACCAATAGTTGAGACCCAATCGGGAGATGTTTCGGCTTATATTCCTACTAATGTAATTTCCATTACAGATGGACAAATATTCTTATCTGCCGATTTATTCAATTCTGGAATCAGACCGGCCATTAATGTGGGTATTTCGGTTTCCAGGGTAGGATCCGCAGCTCAAATTAAAGCCATGAAACAAGTAGCTGGCAAATCAAAATTGGAATTGGCACAATTTGCAGAATTAGAAGCCTTTGCACAATTCGCTTCTGATCTCGATAAAGCTACTCAGAATCAATTGGCAAGAGGTCAACGATTACGTGAGTTGCTTAAACAATCTCAATCATCCCCGCTTTCGGTGGAAGAACAGATACTGACTATTTATACCGGAACGAACGGTTATCTTGATTCATTAGAAATTGGACAGGTAAGGAAATTTCTTGTTGAGTTACGTACTTACTTAAAAACGAATAAACCTCAGTTTCAAGAAATAATATCTTCTACCAAGACATTTACCGACGAAGCGGAAGCCCTTTTGAAAGAAGCTATTCAGGAACAGATGGAACGTTTTCTACTTCAGGAACAAGTATAA